One region of Psychrobacter sp. DAB_AL43B genomic DNA includes:
- the fdx gene encoding ISC system 2Fe-2S type ferredoxin codes for MPKITVLPHHEICPEGIEVELEAGSNLCKALLEKGIKIEHACEMSKACTTCHVVVRKGFNSLDEMDDIEADLLDRAWGLEPDSRLSCQVMLDDEDLTIEIPKYTLNHAKENH; via the coding sequence TGTACTACCCCATCATGAAATTTGCCCTGAAGGTATTGAAGTCGAGCTAGAAGCGGGCAGCAACTTATGCAAAGCGCTTTTAGAAAAGGGTATTAAAATTGAGCATGCTTGTGAGATGTCAAAAGCTTGTACCACCTGTCATGTCGTGGTACGTAAAGGCTTTAATAGCCTAGATGAGATGGATGATATCGAAGCAGACTTGCTAGATCGCGCTTGGGGCTTAGAGCCTGACTCACGATTATCCTGTCAGGTGATGCTTGATGATGAAGATTTAACTATTGAGATTCCTAAATATACGTTAAACCATGCCAAAGAAAACCACTAA
- a CDS encoding adenylate/guanylate cyclase domain-containing protein, translating to MAFLDILSPKKSIQGKDAYRFDYPEVFVLILSVILLAVHFDFSPTSMALLVVVCLPSLMILIYNYRRQTSFWTSNIVIILLSAVIGSIQFCPIISLSLAALIALRVIISSSENHLKLITVSVVTVIIFYYVSVTLSINEIDCHEDWITSVILLATIIVILCHFRRVYHDYIHYEGRAQQAAGRLNTMVSVINKLTRFIPPQIWEPIVKADVPVSVSNKRAKLTIMFSDIVGFTELSDSLSADNLADILNTYMHCMTLIANKHGAVLDKFIGDGMVCFFGEPDSRGPRQDALDCVAMAIDMRREMRTLRQKWRLMGFEGLYIRIGITTGYCHVGNFGSNNRLSYTLIGKEANLASRLEAVAGKSEIFISERTHDYISHDYDCEYAGSFQLKGFDSKVSAWQVLDPDANKGKLSKWVDHTLPGFNLHLNFRDMQDNDYQDIRNRLNIALERIEQEEKAITLEMTKASKQEGQRHK from the coding sequence ATGGCATTTTTAGATATATTAAGCCCAAAAAAATCTATACAGGGTAAGGATGCCTATCGATTTGACTATCCGGAAGTATTTGTTTTAATACTAAGCGTTATTCTGCTTGCCGTGCACTTTGACTTCAGTCCAACTTCGATGGCGCTTCTCGTCGTCGTCTGCCTACCTAGTCTCATGATTCTAATTTATAACTACCGCCGCCAAACAAGTTTTTGGACGTCCAATATTGTTATTATTTTATTATCTGCGGTCATTGGCTCAATACAGTTTTGTCCTATAATTTCACTGAGTTTGGCGGCCTTGATAGCACTGCGTGTTATTATTAGTAGTTCTGAAAATCATCTAAAACTGATAACGGTATCAGTAGTCACTGTCATTATTTTTTATTATGTCAGCGTCACTTTAAGTATCAATGAAATAGATTGTCATGAAGACTGGATAACCTCCGTCATATTATTGGCAACTATCATTGTAATCTTGTGTCATTTTCGCCGCGTATATCATGATTATATTCATTACGAAGGCCGTGCTCAGCAAGCGGCTGGGCGATTAAATACCATGGTTTCCGTTATTAATAAATTAACGCGTTTTATACCACCGCAAATCTGGGAACCTATTGTAAAAGCAGACGTCCCCGTAAGTGTCTCTAATAAGCGGGCTAAGCTGACGATCATGTTCTCAGATATCGTCGGTTTTACGGAACTGTCTGATAGCTTAAGCGCTGATAATTTGGCTGATATCTTAAATACCTATATGCACTGTATGACTTTAATTGCCAATAAACATGGTGCAGTATTAGATAAGTTCATCGGCGATGGTATGGTGTGCTTTTTTGGTGAGCCAGATAGCCGTGGCCCACGTCAAGACGCATTAGACTGTGTCGCTATGGCAATAGATATGCGCCGTGAGATGCGCACCTTAAGGCAGAAATGGCGGCTTATGGGCTTTGAAGGCTTGTATATACGTATTGGCATTACCACGGGCTATTGCCATGTCGGTAACTTTGGTAGTAATAATCGTCTGAGCTATACGCTCATTGGCAAAGAAGCCAACCTTGCCTCAAGACTTGAAGCAGTCGCTGGTAAGAGTGAGATATTTATTAGTGAGCGTACCCATGATTATATCTCTCATGATTACGACTGTGAATATGCTGGATCTTTTCAGTTAAAAGGCTTTGATAGTAAAGTAAGCGCCTGGCAAGTACTCGACCCAGATGCGAATAAAGGTAAGTTGTCGAAATGGGTGGATCATACACTACCGGGTTTTAACCTCCACCTGAATTTTAGAGACATGCAGGATAACGATTATCAAGATATTCGAAATCGCTTAAATATTGCGCTTGAGCGTATTGAGCAAGAAGAGAAGGCGATTACGCTTGAGATGACTAAAGCGAGTAAGCAAGAAGGTCAACGTCATAAGTAA
- a CDS encoding HIT domain-containing protein, with protein MFQLHHKLAADSFLVGDFPLSTCRLINDCQFPWLILVPRVSGIKELYELSEADQTQFLRESSWLSSQLAKTFQADKMNVAALGNQVPQLHFHHIVRYQNDMQWPNPVWGVPAVPYSKEVLAQMQQTLMMALRGHHQMPFDWQM; from the coding sequence ATGTTCCAACTTCATCATAAACTTGCTGCCGATAGTTTTTTAGTGGGTGATTTTCCATTATCTACCTGCCGTTTAATCAATGATTGTCAGTTCCCTTGGTTGATATTAGTGCCGCGTGTATCAGGTATTAAAGAGTTGTATGAGTTATCTGAGGCTGACCAAACGCAGTTTTTACGTGAATCGAGCTGGTTATCAAGTCAACTTGCCAAGACCTTTCAAGCGGATAAAATGAATGTGGCCGCACTGGGTAATCAAGTACCACAATTGCATTTTCATCATATCGTTCGTTATCAAAACGATATGCAATGGCCAAACCCAGTATGGGGCGTGCCTGCTGTTCCTTATAGCAAAGAGGTATTGGCACAGATGCAGCAGACTTTAATGATGGCACTACGTGGTCACCATCAAATGCCATTTGATTGGCAAATGTAA
- the mfd gene encoding transcription-repair coupling factor: protein MPITALTDAFDPINQQLFPIQNAQRRWLAPVHGAVSSLWLASLIQAPIWNVADRLKVVVTRDQNQLNQIETELAFCGVDAYVFPDWETLTYDELSPHQDIVSERINLLTDMPTSGVLLISVQALMHRVAPPSWLIGQHFDLSVGDQFDISTQRELLAKAGYRAVENVFEPGEFAVRGSIIDIFAMGQPFPLRLDLFDDEIETIRFFNPQTQRTLTVDDLKAMMSGNDSSMGKESLSLLHKLPDISKPIQQFQILPAKEFPLDEGRETFRTNFAAMFPNASSRKFELHKDVMAGIASSGLEYYQPLFFDLKAWESESSLFSYLPDDALFIIDELINEKQVDYWSQIQRRYEERRHDIDKPIVAPELLYLLSNTLNEHLNHYPRIILSARNELATMTDVATIDEDGVTPNPALTATSTSAKQQGLVTLTALAPPQLSVNHQKAEPLTELLDFLAIQAQTSTPVLVVAETAGRREILIELFKGKIDIKAYDSFEEFLAADKINAFKDNKLPQVGLTVAPIERGVYVPERLVLISETQLFGRQVLQTRRRRQSGVSEEFLVKSVTEITEGSPVVHIEHGIGRYHGLITLDVGDGEQEFIHLKYADDASIYVPVANLQMINRYSGGDPALAPLHKIGSGKWDKAKQKALEQIHDVAAELLNMQARREAKVGIHFKIDISQYELFASQFAFEETPDQANAIHAVMEDMKQNQPMDRLICGDVGFGKTEVAMRAAFIAVSAGYQVAILVPTTLLAGQHEDNFRDRFADWPIRIETLSRFGGKKHQETVLTDLADGKVDIVIGTHKLLQPDVKFSNLGLMIVDEEHRFGVRHKERIKAIQTDVDSMSMTATPIPRTLNMALSGMRDMSIIATPPARRLAIKTFVMQKTEALMKEAILRELLRGGQVYLLHNDVASIERMAETIRELVPEARVGVAHGQMQERQLEQVMQQFYHKKFNVLICSTIIETGIDVPNANTIIIERADKFGLAQLHQLRGRVGRSHHQAYCYLLVPSIKGLKGDAKRRLHAIERANTLGAGFMLASEDLEIRGAGEILGKQQSGNMQAIGFSLYMDMLERATKAIKAGKEPDLNTPLSLTSEINLHSSALIPEEYLHDVHQRLLFYKRISNADDKEALTDIRTEMIDRFGILPDQTKQLFAIHGLRIQAEPLKINKIDANSNSMTLEFAPDTPVDALAIIKLIQANGQHYRMNGASGIRYQNADKLATPQQRVTVIQELLRYFSEHMVAESA from the coding sequence ATGCCTATCACTGCTTTGACTGACGCCTTTGACCCTATTAACCAGCAGTTATTCCCTATCCAAAACGCTCAGCGGCGTTGGCTAGCACCTGTGCATGGTGCAGTCAGTAGTTTATGGCTGGCAAGTTTGATTCAGGCTCCGATATGGAATGTTGCTGACCGCCTCAAAGTCGTGGTGACACGCGACCAAAATCAGCTCAATCAAATAGAGACGGAATTGGCGTTTTGCGGGGTCGATGCCTATGTATTTCCCGATTGGGAGACGCTGACGTACGATGAGCTGTCACCGCATCAAGACATCGTGAGCGAGCGCATTAACCTGCTGACGGATATGCCAACCTCAGGCGTGTTGCTGATATCAGTACAGGCGCTGATGCATCGAGTGGCACCGCCAAGTTGGCTGATCGGCCAGCATTTTGATTTGAGTGTGGGTGATCAATTCGATATCAGCACCCAGCGTGAACTACTTGCAAAAGCAGGTTACCGAGCGGTTGAAAATGTCTTTGAGCCGGGTGAATTTGCCGTACGTGGTAGTATCATCGATATCTTTGCGATGGGTCAGCCGTTTCCGCTACGTTTGGACTTATTCGATGACGAAATTGAAACCATTCGGTTTTTTAATCCGCAGACCCAGCGTACTTTGACCGTTGATGATCTTAAAGCAATGATGAGTGGTAATGATAGTAGCATGGGCAAGGAATCACTGTCGCTACTGCACAAACTACCGGATATCTCAAAGCCTATTCAGCAATTTCAAATATTACCAGCGAAAGAGTTTCCACTCGACGAAGGACGCGAGACTTTTCGGACCAATTTTGCCGCGATGTTTCCTAATGCCAGTAGCCGTAAGTTTGAGCTGCATAAAGATGTGATGGCAGGTATTGCTAGCAGTGGATTAGAATACTATCAGCCATTATTTTTTGATTTAAAGGCTTGGGAGTCAGAAAGTAGTTTATTCTCCTATTTACCAGATGATGCACTGTTTATTATTGATGAACTAATTAACGAAAAACAGGTAGATTATTGGTCACAAATCCAGCGCCGCTATGAAGAGCGTCGTCATGATATTGATAAGCCCATCGTCGCACCTGAGTTGCTGTACTTATTATCGAATACCCTCAATGAGCATCTCAATCATTATCCACGCATTATTCTGAGTGCGCGTAATGAGCTGGCAACGATGACCGATGTGGCGACTATTGATGAAGATGGCGTAACACCAAATCCAGCATTAACCGCTACTTCCACCTCGGCTAAGCAACAAGGCTTGGTAACACTTACCGCTCTAGCACCGCCGCAGTTATCAGTGAATCATCAAAAAGCAGAGCCTTTGACTGAGCTGCTAGATTTTTTAGCCATACAAGCACAAACGTCGACACCGGTATTGGTGGTCGCTGAAACTGCGGGTCGCCGCGAGATTCTCATTGAGCTGTTTAAAGGTAAAATCGATATCAAAGCCTATGATAGCTTTGAAGAGTTTTTAGCAGCAGATAAGATAAATGCTTTTAAAGATAACAAGTTGCCACAGGTCGGTTTAACCGTTGCGCCCATTGAGCGTGGCGTTTATGTGCCTGAGCGCTTGGTGCTGATTAGTGAAACGCAGCTATTTGGTCGGCAAGTATTGCAAACGCGCCGTCGCCGACAAAGTGGTGTATCAGAAGAGTTCTTGGTTAAAAGCGTTACTGAAATAACCGAAGGCAGCCCAGTTGTTCATATCGAGCATGGTATTGGTCGCTATCATGGACTGATTACCTTGGACGTTGGTGACGGTGAGCAAGAGTTTATTCACTTAAAATATGCCGATGATGCCAGCATTTATGTGCCAGTAGCCAATTTGCAAATGATTAATCGTTATAGTGGCGGTGACCCAGCACTTGCGCCGCTGCACAAAATTGGTAGCGGGAAATGGGACAAGGCTAAGCAAAAAGCATTGGAGCAAATCCATGATGTCGCGGCTGAGCTCCTTAATATGCAAGCACGGCGCGAAGCCAAAGTTGGTATTCATTTCAAAATAGATATCTCGCAATATGAGCTATTTGCCAGTCAGTTTGCCTTTGAAGAAACCCCTGACCAAGCTAATGCTATTCATGCGGTTATGGAAGATATGAAGCAGAACCAACCGATGGATCGTCTCATCTGCGGGGACGTTGGTTTCGGTAAAACAGAAGTAGCGATGCGCGCCGCTTTCATCGCGGTCAGTGCAGGCTACCAAGTAGCGATATTGGTGCCGACGACATTGCTAGCGGGTCAGCATGAAGATAATTTCCGCGATCGCTTTGCTGATTGGCCAATACGTATCGAAACACTATCGCGCTTTGGCGGTAAAAAACATCAAGAAACTGTTCTGACAGATCTTGCAGATGGCAAGGTTGATATCGTTATTGGGACTCATAAGTTATTGCAACCGGATGTGAAGTTTTCTAATCTAGGCTTGATGATTGTCGATGAAGAACACCGCTTTGGTGTGCGTCATAAAGAGCGTATCAAGGCCATTCAGACCGATGTGGACAGTATGTCGATGACGGCGACGCCAATCCCTAGAACGCTTAATATGGCGCTATCAGGTATGCGTGATATGTCGATTATTGCCACGCCACCCGCCCGCCGACTGGCGATTAAAACCTTTGTCATGCAAAAGACAGAAGCACTGATGAAAGAAGCTATTTTGCGTGAGCTATTGCGTGGTGGGCAGGTATATCTATTACATAATGATGTCGCCAGTATTGAGCGTATGGCAGAGACGATTCGCGAGCTGGTTCCTGAAGCACGGGTAGGGGTTGCGCATGGACAGATGCAAGAGCGCCAACTCGAACAAGTGATGCAGCAGTTTTATCATAAAAAATTTAACGTGCTGATTTGTTCGACGATTATTGAAACGGGCATTGATGTACCGAATGCCAATACCATCATTATTGAGCGCGCTGACAAGTTTGGTCTTGCTCAGCTGCATCAGTTACGTGGTCGTGTCGGTCGTAGTCATCATCAAGCTTATTGCTACCTGCTAGTACCCTCTATTAAAGGTCTTAAAGGCGATGCCAAACGTCGGTTGCATGCTATTGAGCGCGCTAACACACTGGGTGCAGGTTTTATGCTGGCTAGTGAGGATTTAGAGATTCGCGGAGCCGGTGAGATACTGGGCAAGCAGCAAAGTGGTAATATGCAAGCAATTGGTTTTAGCTTATATATGGATATGCTTGAGCGTGCTACTAAGGCGATCAAAGCTGGTAAAGAGCCCGATTTGAATACACCATTGTCGCTGACCAGTGAAATTAATCTACATAGCTCGGCGTTGATACCGGAAGAGTATTTGCATGATGTGCACCAGCGTTTGTTATTTTATAAACGTATTAGTAATGCCGATGATAAAGAAGCGCTGACCGATATCCGCACTGAGATGATTGATCGCTTTGGTATATTGCCGGATCAAACCAAGCAGCTATTTGCCATTCATGGACTGCGTATACAAGCAGAACCATTGAAGATTAATAAAATTGATGCCAACAGCAATAGCATGACGTTAGAGTTTGCGCCTGACACACCAGTCGATGCCTTAGCCATTATTAAACTGATTCAAGCAAATGGTCAGCACTATCGTATGAACGGGGCGTCTGGTATTCGTTATCAGAATGCTGATAAACTGGCAACACCGCAACAGCGCGTTACGGTTATCCAAGAGCTATTACGCTATTTTAGCGAGCATATGGTGGCAGAGTCGGCGTAG
- the rraA gene encoding ribonuclease E activity regulator RraA, whose product MNRENFVTCDLLDANPESQVCLPNIEGKSFYSFGGKDRFCGEIVTVKCFEDNSRVKSLLNSDGKDQNGDGKLLVVDGGGSMRCALLGDMIAQSAIDNSWAGVVVYGCVRDVDDMAQMELGVMALGCIPRKSNRRDEGQTDIEISFGDLTLNSGMFIYADNNGIIASDKPLI is encoded by the coding sequence ATGAATAGAGAAAATTTTGTGACTTGTGATTTATTAGATGCCAACCCTGAATCACAGGTTTGTTTGCCCAATATCGAAGGCAAGTCTTTTTATAGTTTTGGCGGCAAGGACAGGTTTTGCGGTGAAATTGTGACGGTAAAATGCTTTGAAGATAATAGCCGCGTCAAATCACTGCTCAACAGCGATGGTAAAGATCAAAATGGTGACGGTAAACTATTAGTCGTAGATGGTGGTGGCTCGATGCGTTGCGCGCTGTTAGGCGATATGATTGCTCAGTCAGCGATAGATAATAGTTGGGCTGGAGTAGTGGTCTATGGCTGTGTTCGTGACGTTGATGATATGGCGCAGATGGAGCTTGGGGTAATGGCGCTTGGCTGTATCCCGCGTAAGTCAAATCGCCGCGATGAAGGACAGACTGATATTGAAATTAGTTTTGGTGACCTAACTTTGAACTCTGGTATGTTTATCTATGCAGATAATAATGGCATTATCGCTAGTGATAAACCGCTAATATAA